DNA from Phragmites australis chromosome 16, lpPhrAust1.1, whole genome shotgun sequence:
ACCGCGGCTCGTATGGCTCGTGGTAATAATCATGAGGACCCAGGTTAGTGTTATCAAAAGATAATGTTTGCACCGTCAATTCTTGGCATAGTACTCGTTGATGCTAAACACTAACTTTGAATGTCATATGCTCTGTGCAGATTCTAATGGCAGGCTATGTGTGTCTGTGCGGGATTACTACTGCTACAAATTCCAGATACGGCCAGGGATATTCAACCCAATACTGTTTGGCAAGCGTCTTTTTCAGCAGTTCGCGGTCGACACATACATCAAGATCGAAAGCTCGCGGCTGGACTACATATGGGCTCATCAGAAGGAGTTAAGGGCGGACCTGTACCAAGGTTTGGTGGACAGCGTGCATGCCGGGGAGGGTAGAGCGGACGCGGTTGGAAAGCGGACCGTGCTGGCTACATCATTTATCGGTGGACCTCGGGATAAGAGGCGTCGGTACATGGATGCTATGGCTTTAGTGCAAAAGTATGGGAAGCCGAACATCTTCCTCACAATGACATGCAATCCAAACTGGGATGAGATCACGCGCGAGCTCTACCCTAGCCAAATACCCCAGGATCGTCCGGATCTCGTCGTACGTGTTTTCAGGGAGAAGCTAGAGGAACTAAAAAAGCAGTTGCTTGATAAGCACATGCTTGGCAAGGTGAAGGCCTACGTCTATGTGGTTGAGTTCCAGAAGAGGGGTTTACCGCATGCCCACTTATTGCTCATCATGAAAGGGCGGTACAAGCTCACATGTCTGGAGCAGTATGATTGTATCATCTCTGCCGAGCTCCCGGACAAGCGTAACTACCCAGAGCTATACAAGATGGTTGTcaagcatatgatgcatggcccTTGCGGTGTGCTGAACCATGATTGCCCGTGCACGAAGGACCGTCCGTCATGCAAGAATCATTACCCGCGGTCTTTCAACGTGACTACCTTACAAGGAAAGGACTCCTACCCGGTGTATAGGAGACGTGATGATGGCCGGCATGCAATGGTTCGAAAACACGAGCTAGACAATAGGTGGGTTGTCCCATACAACCCTTACCTCCTACGGCTGTTCAACTGCCACATCAATGTTGAGGTATGCTCGAGCATAAAGGCCATTAAATACCTATTCAAGTACATATACAAGGGCCATGATCGGGCGTCGGTGTCTGTGAACGAGGCTGACAAGAACGGCAACATGGATGAGATCAAGCAGTATAGGGACGCGAGATGGGTGACCCCCCCGGAAGCCTTGTGGAGGATATACGGCTTTGAACTGAGCAAGAACTCACCACCTGTGATGCAACTACAACTTCATCTCCCGAATATGCACATGGTTTCGTTTCAAGAGGGCCAAGATATCCAAGAAGTTCTCAATCGGGAAGATGCTGATAAGTCAATGCTAACAGAGTATTTCAATGCGAACAAAGTATATGAGCATGCTCGGGGTATCTTGTACCGAGATTTTCCCGAGTGGTATACTTGGCAGaaaggcaaaaataaaaaattctggcAACGAAGGAGACGAGAAGGTGGACAAGTTGGTAGAATCGTGTCAGCTCATCCAGCCGAGGGGGAACACTACTATTTGCGGGTTCTCCTAAATCATGTGACTGGCGCCACCTCCTTTGATGACCTAAGGAAGGTTTACGGCAAGATCCTACCTACCTTTCGTGAAGCCGCAGAGAGAAGGGGCCTGATCGAGGCAGACAACACATTGGACGAGTGTCTTACGGAAGCCGAGTTGTTCCAGATGCCACCATCGCTCCGGAGGCTCTTCGCAACAATACTGGTATTCTGTGAGCCTAGCGACGTGCGTGGACTCTGGAACAAGCACTTGGAGGCAATGTCAGAAGGCTATCGCCGCATTAATCCATGCACATTCGCGACCCAACAAATGGTTTTAATAGATATCAGAAACATGCTACAGTCaatgggtttagggtttagggtttagggttttagggtttagggtttagggtttagggtttagggtttagggtttagggtttagggtttagggtttagggtttagggtttagggtttagggtttagggttttagggtttagggtttagggtttagggtttagggtttagggtttagggtttagggtttagggtttagggtttagggtttagggttttagggtttagggtttagggtttagggtttagggtttagggtttagggtttagggtttagggtttagggtttagggtttagggtttagggtttagggtttagggtttagggtttagggtttagggtttagggttttagggtttagggtttagggtttagggtttagggtttagggtttagggtttagggtttagggttagggtttagggtttagggtttagggtttagggtttagggtttagggtttagggtttagggtttagggtttagggtttagggtttagggtttagggtttagggtttagggtttagggtttagggtttagggtttagggttt
Protein-coding regions in this window:
- the LOC133895242 gene encoding uncharacterized protein LOC133895242 — translated: MYHNIRSFGIDGTEPKHLELYFYDDDPSLEHRYCRCHEEQCQQDKELIRKLVDILHDNPYSKQLRSMGQVEDLDDYRVTLNLDHRLDQRTYNMPATSEVAAVWVEGSERRRHFENSVILQGKNKQIYGIRLYHGCYDALSYPLFFPRGELGWHPDIPKVGVSINVVTAARMARGNNHEDPDSNGRLCVSVRDYYCYKFQIRPGIFNPILFGKRLFQQFAVDTYIKIESSRLDYIWAHQKELRADLYQGLVDSVHAGEGRADAVGKRTVLATSFIGGPRDKRRRYMDAMALVQKYGKPNIFLTMTCNPNWDEITRELYPSQIPQDRPDLVVRVFREKLEELKKQLLDKHMLGKVKAYVYVVEFQKRGLPHAHLLLIMKGRYKLTCLEQYDCIISAELPDKRNYPELYKMVVKHMMHGPCGVLNHDCPCTKDRPSCKNHYPRSFNVTTLQGKDSYPVYRRRDDGRHAMVRKHELDNRWVVPYNPYLLRLFNCHINVEVCSSIKAIKYLFKYIYKGHDRASVSVNEADKNGNMDEIKQYRDARWVTPPEALWRIYGFELSKNSPPVMQLQLHLPNMHMVSFQEGQDIQEVLNREDADKSMLTEYFNANK